A portion of the Pseudomonas sp. GR 6-02 genome contains these proteins:
- a CDS encoding phytanoyl-CoA dioxygenase family protein gives MQPSVRKAFLEDGAVLIKGFLNKDQLAKCRAAYDWAVENHGPHATRMFDGTEQQSHVDNANPVAKARLEELVTSLPFGELFAQLWGSENVWYFAEEVFLKAGGRGSRTLWHQDTSYLPWAGNHWANAWISFESVPKKNALEIVRGSHIGPRYDGTTFRDPNDPTQPLHGGDALPRLPDIEALRQNNPKAFDIISWATEPGDIVLLHPGSLHGGAPVDAAFPDRHTFVFRFFGDDATFRPLPEHSAAGYPQQGVLFSEELSTLKAGDPFRHPTFRQLI, from the coding sequence ATGCAACCCTCTGTGCGAAAGGCGTTCCTGGAAGACGGGGCCGTCCTGATCAAAGGTTTTCTGAACAAAGATCAATTGGCCAAGTGCCGGGCAGCCTACGACTGGGCTGTCGAGAATCATGGCCCTCATGCGACCCGAATGTTCGACGGAACTGAGCAACAATCGCACGTCGACAATGCGAATCCGGTCGCCAAGGCCCGTCTCGAAGAACTGGTGACCTCCCTGCCCTTTGGCGAGCTGTTTGCACAGCTCTGGGGCTCGGAGAATGTGTGGTATTTCGCCGAAGAAGTATTTCTCAAGGCCGGTGGGCGCGGATCTCGCACACTTTGGCATCAGGACACGTCTTACCTGCCGTGGGCGGGAAACCACTGGGCCAATGCCTGGATCAGTTTTGAATCGGTCCCGAAGAAAAACGCTTTGGAGATCGTCCGAGGCTCACACATAGGGCCGCGTTACGACGGCACCACGTTTCGCGACCCAAATGATCCGACGCAACCTCTGCATGGCGGCGATGCCTTGCCGCGTCTGCCTGACATTGAGGCTCTGCGTCAGAACAATCCCAAGGCGTTCGACATCATTTCGTGGGCCACCGAGCCCGGCGATATCGTCCTGCTGCATCCTGGTTCGCTACACGGCGGTGCGCCGGTGGATGCAGCCTTCCCGGACCGCCATACCTTCGTCTTCCGTTTCTTTGGAGACGACGCAACCTTTCGACCTCTGCCAGAGCACAGCGCCGCCGGTTACCCGCAACAGGGCGTGCTGTTCAGTGAGGAGCTGTCGACCTTGAAAGCCGGAGATCCTTTCCGCCACCCAACGTTCCGCCAATTAATATAA
- a CDS encoding TetR/AcrR family transcriptional regulator, giving the protein MHDAQAPSTDRQQPIDSDSAHAPRRGRPVGNRLEKRGELLTAAIEVIAQEGYAGTSLRKVASHAGCTTGAVTYYFANKEEMITAAAQSLFDEFDNLLESDQEKVDVRAMIEQWLNLTQANDSARWLALFQMLAHARHEPVFADVIQKRYSRFREDLATILAKGQTQGIIRKDIPADLLADQLSALSDGWMMMLPIEPERFEPKRSKALMDAVITLISPSR; this is encoded by the coding sequence ATGCATGATGCCCAAGCGCCTTCCACGGATCGTCAGCAACCCATTGACAGTGATTCCGCACACGCCCCACGCCGAGGACGCCCGGTAGGCAATCGCCTGGAAAAACGCGGAGAACTGTTGACCGCTGCCATCGAGGTGATTGCCCAGGAGGGTTATGCCGGGACCTCTCTGCGCAAAGTCGCCAGTCATGCTGGCTGCACGACTGGCGCCGTGACCTACTACTTCGCCAACAAGGAAGAGATGATCACTGCGGCCGCGCAGAGTCTGTTCGACGAGTTCGACAATCTGCTGGAGTCCGATCAAGAAAAAGTCGACGTCAGGGCAATGATCGAGCAGTGGTTGAACCTGACTCAAGCCAACGACTCAGCCCGCTGGCTTGCCTTGTTTCAAATGCTCGCCCACGCCCGGCACGAGCCAGTGTTTGCCGATGTGATCCAGAAACGTTACTCGCGATTCCGAGAGGATCTCGCGACCATTCTGGCCAAGGGGCAAACCCAAGGCATCATCCGCAAGGACATTCCTGCCGATCTACTCGCTGACCAGCTCAGCGCACTGAGTGACGGCTGGATGATGATGCTACCGATCGAGCCGGAACGATTTGAACCCAAACGCAGCAAGGCGTTGATGGATGCCGTCATCACGCTGATCAGCCCCTCTCGATAA
- a CDS encoding RidA family protein produces MSTQDLQRQSINPSHTQAIYDTFHFSQATRVGNMIWVSGQVGIDASMVPAEGIQAQSHLAFQSLRTILEAAGASLADVVELMTFHTDLQGEVHAFGQVKDEYFPERYPAWTAVGISQLALPGLRVEVRAVAVINSGRI; encoded by the coding sequence ATGAGTACTCAAGACCTGCAGCGTCAATCGATCAATCCTAGCCACACCCAGGCCATCTACGACACCTTCCATTTTTCCCAGGCGACGCGTGTCGGGAACATGATCTGGGTGTCCGGCCAGGTCGGTATCGACGCGTCCATGGTTCCTGCCGAAGGTATCCAGGCACAATCCCATCTGGCGTTTCAGTCCTTGAGAACCATCCTTGAGGCCGCAGGCGCAAGCCTGGCCGATGTGGTCGAGTTGATGACCTTCCACACGGATCTTCAGGGTGAAGTTCATGCCTTTGGGCAGGTAAAGGACGAGTACTTCCCCGAGCGCTATCCAGCGTGGACCGCTGTCGGTATTTCACAACTTGCACTTCCCGGATTGCGAGTGGAAGTACGAGCCGTTGCTGTGATTAATAGCGGTCGAATCTGA